One genomic window of Xanthobacter dioxanivorans includes the following:
- a CDS encoding acyl-CoA mutase large subunit family protein produces MNQAAVQLPLPGFEHASAQWRSDYSRQMAGEKPVRNRSGLELQPLYTPRDWTGERYLDDLGFPGQYPFTRGIYPSMHRGRTWTQRQLIGLGTPQDYNVRVRRIIDAGATAISLLPCCSGFRGIDCDEVDPVLLGTCGTVVNTTDHMEEALDGVPLGSISTAMNDPSPFTLLAFTLGVARRRGIDWCSITGTSNQSDYISHFIANHQFYRLSLPGSRRVLLDHIEFCRRAVPNWNPLSVVGQHMQQAGATPAETMGFTLSSAIQYAQDCIERGMDVDDVLRRFTFFFDISISFFEEIAKFRAGRRIWARIARERLGAKDPACWRFKFHGQTSGVDLTQQQPLNNIARVSVQAMAGILSGLQSMHTDAYDEAIACPSEETARIAVATQNILRDEAQLCAVIDPLGGSYYLERLTDQMEAEINAVIARIDAAGGMYKAAEAGLVQTMIGDSAFAFQEQLETGERKIIGVNCYQVEEDTTIPPAERPDPEAMEQHVARFKAFKRERSQEAVARALDALARAAGSERENVFEKVVEAAEAGVTHGEMVGCLRRELGFGHPLIIA; encoded by the coding sequence ATGAACCAAGCTGCTGTTCAGCTTCCACTCCCGGGATTCGAGCATGCCTCCGCCCAGTGGCGCTCCGATTATTCGCGCCAGATGGCCGGCGAGAAGCCGGTCCGCAACCGCTCCGGCTTGGAGCTCCAGCCGCTCTATACGCCGCGCGATTGGACGGGCGAGCGCTATCTGGACGATCTCGGTTTTCCCGGCCAATACCCCTTCACGCGCGGCATCTACCCGTCCATGCATCGCGGCCGCACCTGGACCCAGCGCCAGCTCATTGGCCTCGGCACGCCGCAGGACTACAATGTCCGCGTGCGCCGCATCATCGATGCGGGCGCCACCGCCATCAGCCTTCTGCCGTGCTGCTCAGGCTTCCGCGGCATCGATTGCGACGAGGTGGATCCGGTGCTGCTCGGCACCTGCGGCACGGTGGTGAACACCACGGACCACATGGAGGAGGCACTGGACGGGGTACCCCTCGGCTCCATCTCCACCGCCATGAACGATCCCTCGCCGTTCACGCTTCTCGCCTTCACGCTCGGGGTGGCGCGCCGACGCGGCATCGACTGGTGCAGCATCACCGGCACGTCGAACCAGAGCGACTATATTTCCCATTTCATCGCCAACCACCAGTTCTACCGGCTGTCCCTGCCGGGGTCGCGGCGGGTGCTGCTGGACCACATCGAATTCTGCCGGCGTGCGGTGCCGAACTGGAATCCCCTGTCGGTAGTCGGCCAGCACATGCAGCAGGCCGGAGCGACGCCCGCCGAGACCATGGGCTTCACCTTGTCCTCGGCGATCCAGTATGCGCAGGACTGCATCGAGCGCGGCATGGACGTGGACGACGTCCTGCGCCGCTTTACCTTCTTCTTCGATATTTCCATCTCCTTCTTTGAGGAGATCGCCAAGTTCCGCGCCGGGCGGCGCATCTGGGCGCGGATCGCCCGCGAGCGGCTCGGCGCAAAGGATCCCGCCTGCTGGCGCTTCAAGTTCCACGGCCAGACCTCGGGCGTCGACCTGACCCAGCAGCAACCCTTGAACAACATCGCCCGCGTCTCGGTCCAGGCCATGGCGGGCATCCTCAGCGGGCTCCAATCCATGCATACGGACGCCTATGACGAGGCCATCGCCTGCCCCAGCGAAGAGACCGCGCGCATCGCGGTCGCCACCCAGAACATCCTGCGCGACGAGGCGCAGCTCTGCGCCGTGATCGATCCCCTAGGCGGCTCCTATTACCTGGAGCGGCTGACCGACCAGATGGAGGCGGAGATCAACGCGGTGATCGCGCGGATCGACGCGGCGGGCGGCATGTACAAGGCCGCCGAGGCCGGGCTGGTGCAGACCATGATCGGCGACTCGGCCTTCGCCTTCCAGGAGCAGCTGGAGACAGGGGAGCGCAAGATCATCGGGGTCAACTGCTATCAGGTGGAGGAGGACACCACCATTCCGCCCGCCGAGCGCCCCGACCCGGAGGCCATGGAGCAGCATGTGGCTCGCTTTAAGGCCTTCAAGCGCGAGCGCAGCCAGGAGGCGGTGGCGCGCGCCCTCGACGCGCTGGCCCGCGCGGCGGGCAGCGAGCGGGAAAATGTGTTCGAGAAGGTGGTGGAGGCGGCCGAGGCCGGCGTGACCCATGGCGAGATGGTGGGCTGCCTGCGCCGCGAGCTGGGCTTCGGCCATCCCTTGATCATCGCCTGA
- a CDS encoding hydroxymethylglutaryl-CoA lyase yields the protein MSDFPKSVEFREEGPREGFQIESKIYPIEQRIELIDMLSDTGLKRIQVGSFVSPRYVPQMADTGELFQRIKRKPGVKYTSLWLNEKGFRKALTAHEVDIDPRLLFYPSEAFAQANNNCSSAQMRERQREWVRLYKEAGYTVDAAYVMTAFGCNLQGPIPQERVLDDFRFVVRLCKEEQIPVPILVIADTMGWGNPEAVKRMIGALRELAPGARIGMHLHDTRGLGIANIYAALSMGVDMFESSVAGLGGCPFAGHGNARAAGNVCTEDAVFLCHELGIETGIDLDKLIAAAVKAEEIIGAPLMARVMHSGGLDRFRKAK from the coding sequence ATGAGCGATTTTCCCAAGTCCGTAGAGTTTCGTGAAGAAGGCCCGCGCGAGGGCTTTCAGATCGAAAGCAAGATCTACCCGATCGAACAGCGGATCGAACTGATCGACATGCTCAGCGATACGGGACTGAAGCGTATCCAGGTGGGCAGCTTCGTGAGCCCCAGATACGTGCCGCAAATGGCCGACACGGGCGAGCTGTTCCAGCGCATCAAGCGCAAGCCGGGTGTGAAATACACCTCGCTTTGGCTCAACGAGAAGGGGTTCCGCAAGGCGTTGACCGCGCATGAGGTCGATATCGACCCGCGTCTTTTGTTCTATCCGTCTGAAGCTTTCGCACAGGCAAACAACAACTGCTCCTCAGCGCAGATGCGCGAGCGGCAGCGCGAGTGGGTGCGGCTCTACAAGGAAGCGGGCTACACCGTGGATGCGGCCTATGTGATGACCGCGTTCGGCTGCAACCTGCAGGGACCTATTCCGCAGGAGCGGGTGCTGGATGATTTCCGTTTTGTCGTGCGCCTTTGCAAGGAAGAGCAGATCCCCGTACCAATCCTCGTGATCGCCGACACGATGGGCTGGGGCAACCCCGAGGCGGTCAAGCGCATGATCGGCGCCCTGCGCGAGCTTGCGCCCGGGGCGCGCATCGGAATGCATCTTCACGACACGCGCGGGCTGGGCATCGCCAACATCTATGCAGCGTTGTCAATGGGGGTGGACATGTTCGAAAGCTCGGTCGCCGGCCTTGGCGGCTGCCCCTTCGCCGGCCACGGCAACGCCCGCGCCGCGGGCAATGTCTGCACTGAGGACGCGGTTTTTCTGTGCCACGAGCTGGGCATCGAGACGGGCATCGACCTGGACAAGCTGATCGCCGCCGCGGTCAAGGCCGAAGAGATCATCGGCGCGCCTCTGATGGCCCGGGTGATGCATTCCGGCGGACTTGACAGATTTCGCAAGGCGAAATGA
- a CDS encoding TetR/AcrR family transcriptional regulator — translation MLDAAAVFFAERGYHATTMRDIAHVVNVTPGAVYFHVATKHALLVAVYQEGVDRIIRNFDEAMAEEHDPVKRFRCAIRAHLESILDESAYARVIIRVLPEDVPEATEELKRQRERYEERFRALIDGLHLPQSRNPKLMRLLLIGALNWTPVWYRGSVGGLDPVVNEMVASFGIQPTRRTSKK, via the coding sequence TTGCTGGACGCTGCCGCCGTCTTCTTCGCCGAGCGCGGCTACCACGCCACGACCATGCGGGACATCGCTCATGTGGTGAACGTCACGCCGGGGGCGGTCTACTTCCACGTGGCGACCAAGCACGCGCTGCTCGTGGCCGTCTATCAGGAGGGCGTGGACCGCATCATCCGCAACTTCGATGAGGCAATGGCGGAGGAGCACGATCCGGTGAAGCGCTTCCGCTGCGCCATCCGGGCCCACCTTGAATCCATCCTCGACGAGAGCGCCTATGCGCGCGTCATCATCCGTGTGCTGCCCGAAGATGTGCCGGAAGCAACGGAAGAGTTGAAGCGCCAGCGCGAGCGCTATGAGGAGCGCTTCCGCGCGCTGATCGACGGCCTCCATCTTCCTCAGAGCCGCAATCCCAAGCTGATGCGGCTGCTGCTCATCGGCGCTCTGAACTGGACCCCGGTCTGGTATCGCGGATCTGTCGGCGGCCTCGACCCTGTCGTCAATGAGATGGTCGCCTCGTTCGGCATCCAGCCCACACGAAGGACGAGCAAGAAATGA
- the meaB gene encoding methylmalonyl Co-A mutase-associated GTPase MeaB, with amino-acid sequence MAPSPFSLAQWLCAGDPRAVARAISLMEDGGSAAAALHAAILPATGRALTVGFTGPPGAGKSTLVDAFVAELRKSGRTVGVVAVDPSSPLSGGAVLGDRIRMGRHTDDPGVFIRSIASRGHLGGLSRSIHHVVDVLDAAGRDAIVIETVGAGQSEVEIADVAAVRVVVNAPGLGDDVQAIKAGILEIASILVVNKADLPLAPRTVRQLKAMLSLRRKGEADVPVLETTASEGRGVAELLAAVDACATRQPEDAAARRRARIRRLVAEGAAGEMRRRILAWDDAAFIETLARTERGEIDIDTAARAAMAAQPGCLPPPVAVPQKADGRAR; translated from the coding sequence ATGGCCCCGTCCCCGTTCTCGCTGGCGCAATGGCTGTGCGCCGGCGATCCCCGTGCCGTGGCGCGAGCCATCAGCCTCATGGAGGACGGCGGCAGCGCCGCCGCCGCGCTCCACGCCGCCATCCTGCCGGCGACCGGCCGGGCGCTCACCGTCGGCTTCACCGGGCCGCCCGGCGCCGGCAAGTCAACCCTGGTGGACGCCTTCGTGGCCGAGCTGCGCAAGAGCGGCCGCACCGTGGGGGTGGTGGCGGTGGACCCGTCGAGCCCCCTGTCGGGCGGGGCGGTGCTGGGCGATCGCATCCGCATGGGCCGCCACACGGACGACCCGGGCGTCTTCATCCGCTCAATCGCCTCACGCGGGCATCTGGGCGGGCTTTCGCGGAGCATCCACCATGTGGTGGACGTGCTCGACGCCGCCGGCCGCGACGCCATCGTGATCGAGACCGTGGGCGCGGGACAGTCCGAGGTGGAGATCGCGGACGTGGCCGCCGTGCGCGTCGTGGTGAACGCGCCCGGCCTCGGTGACGACGTGCAGGCCATCAAAGCCGGCATATTGGAGATCGCCAGCATCCTGGTGGTGAACAAGGCCGACCTGCCACTCGCGCCCCGCACGGTCCGGCAGCTCAAGGCCATGCTGAGCCTGCGGCGGAAGGGTGAGGCGGACGTCCCTGTGCTGGAGACCACCGCTAGCGAGGGCCGCGGCGTGGCGGAGCTGCTTGCCGCGGTGGACGCCTGCGCGACCCGGCAGCCGGAAGATGCGGCGGCCCGGCGGCGCGCCCGCATTCGCCGCCTCGTGGCCGAAGGCGCGGCAGGGGAGATGCGGCGCCGCATCCTCGCCTGGGATGACGCTGCCTTCATCGAGACGCTCGCGCGGACGGAGCGGGGCGAGATCGACATCGACACCGCCGCGCGCGCCGCCATGGCGGCGCAGCCCGGTTGCCTTCCACCTCCTGTCGCGGTTCCGCAGAAGGCCGATGGGAGGGCCCGATGA
- the tnpB gene encoding IS66 family insertion sequence element accessory protein TnpB (TnpB, as the term is used for proteins encoded by IS66 family insertion elements, is considered an accessory protein, since TnpC, encoded by a neighboring gene, is a DDE family transposase.): protein MIGPTGAVRVMVATKPVDFRKGAEGLAALVRETIGADPFSGTIYVFRAKRPDRVKLVFWDGTGVVLVSKRLENGEFRGPKIEDGALRLTAAQLQALFEGLDWRRVHEPQRTAAPVAAS from the coding sequence GTGATCGGCCCGACCGGCGCTGTCCGCGTCATGGTCGCGACGAAGCCGGTCGACTTCCGCAAGGGCGCCGAGGGCCTGGCCGCGCTGGTGCGCGAGACGATTGGCGCCGACCCGTTCTCGGGCACGATCTACGTGTTCCGCGCCAAGCGCCCGGACCGGGTGAAGCTGGTGTTCTGGGACGGCACCGGCGTGGTGCTGGTCTCGAAGCGTCTGGAGAATGGCGAGTTCCGCGGGCCCAAAATCGAGGACGGGGCCCTGCGGCTGACGGCAGCCCAGCTTCAGGCCCTGTTCGAAGGGCTGGACTGGCGCCGGGTCCATGAACCGCAGCGGACGGCGGCACCGGTCGCGGCGAGCTGA
- a CDS encoding IS4 family transposase has product MPIETKESYRWLENLRQSIALVGAPERCVHVGDRESDIYELYCTAQGLGTSFLVRVQTNRLAERPADAAPHDPAHRVFAQLATAPWAGRHRITVDQDETTWLQVKFAAINTLPPVGKQKRYSPQVLTYIHALEENPPAGREPIDWKLVTNLPVDDLSAAVEKLGWYALRWKAEVFHKVMKSGCRAEEARLETAERLAKFLALIAVVSWRIFFVTMSARAKPDAAPDSVLTFAEITALDQIDASRTRPRLQRPTLAAYLLQIAMLGGYLARKHDPPPGNMVVWRGMTRLHDIAFGISIGSSRRCGESKASSDAYSAPPPTPQHPVPASPQG; this is encoded by the coding sequence GTGCCGATCGAGACGAAGGAGAGCTACCGCTGGCTTGAGAACCTGCGCCAGTCCATCGCGCTCGTTGGCGCGCCCGAGCGCTGCGTGCATGTAGGTGACCGGGAGAGCGACATCTACGAACTCTATTGCACCGCGCAGGGCCTTGGTACCAGCTTCCTCGTGCGGGTGCAGACGAACAGGTTGGCCGAGCGGCCTGCCGATGCCGCCCCGCACGATCCTGCTCATCGCGTCTTTGCCCAACTTGCGACGGCGCCTTGGGCAGGACGTCATCGCATTACCGTTGATCAGGACGAGACGACCTGGCTGCAGGTGAAGTTCGCCGCCATCAACACCTTGCCGCCCGTGGGCAAACAGAAGCGCTACAGTCCGCAGGTTCTGACTTACATCCACGCCCTCGAAGAGAATCCGCCGGCCGGTCGCGAGCCGATCGACTGGAAGCTAGTAACCAACCTGCCGGTCGACGATCTCTCTGCGGCGGTCGAGAAGCTCGGTTGGTACGCCCTGCGCTGGAAGGCGGAGGTGTTCCACAAGGTCATGAAGTCCGGCTGCCGTGCCGAGGAGGCGAGGCTCGAAACCGCAGAGAGGCTGGCGAAATTCCTCGCTCTCATCGCGGTGGTCAGCTGGCGAATATTCTTCGTCACTATGTCGGCGCGAGCCAAGCCAGACGCCGCGCCCGACAGTGTTCTCACCTTCGCCGAGATCACTGCGCTCGACCAGATCGACGCATCCCGAACGCGACCGCGCCTCCAACGGCCTACGCTCGCCGCCTACCTGCTGCAAATCGCAATGCTTGGCGGCTACCTCGCCCGCAAACATGATCCGCCTCCAGGCAACATGGTCGTCTGGCGCGGCATGACCCGCTTGCACGACATCGCCTTCGGCATCTCCATTGGATCAAGCCGACGATGTGGGGAATCGAAAGCTTCCTCGGATGCGTACAGCGCGCCACCGCCGACACCACAGCACCCGGTGCCAGCGTCTCCTCAAGGATAA
- a CDS encoding SDR family NAD(P)-dependent oxidoreductase: MNNVGILRDGFFHKMTYDDFDAVVKVHLYAAFNTSRATADYFREQQSGALVHMTSTSGLIGNSAQANYSAAKRKSAAPTPPTLRRSDGAP; this comes from the coding sequence GTGAACAATGTCGGGATCCTGCGCGACGGCTTCTTCCACAAGATGACATATGACGATTTCGACGCGGTGGTGAAGGTACATCTCTATGCCGCCTTCAACACCAGCCGCGCCACCGCCGATTATTTCCGCGAGCAGCAAAGCGGCGCGCTGGTGCATATGACCTCGACCTCGGGCCTGATCGGCAATTCTGCGCAGGCGAACTACTCTGCGGCCAAGCGTAAGAGCGCGGCTCCGACCCCACCTACTTTGCGGCGGTCTGACGGGGCACCTTGA
- a CDS encoding SDR family NAD(P)-dependent oxidoreductase, translated as MGKTLDGKVVLVTGAGGGIGHEIALMAAAEGAAVVVNDLGATLKGIGQAITAAQTVVDEIKGPPAAMPSLMAAA; from the coding sequence ATGGGAAAGACGCTGGATGGAAAGGTGGTGCTGGTCACCGGCGCGGGCGGCGGGATCGGCCACGAGATCGCGCTAATGGCGGCAGCCGAGGGAGCGGCGGTCGTGGTCAACGATTTGGGCGCGACGCTCAAGGGCATCGGGCAAGCTATCACCGCTGCGCAAACGGTGGTGGACGAGATCAAAGGGCCACCGGCGGCGATGCCATCGCTGATGGCGGCAGCGTAA
- the paaI gene encoding hydroxyphenylacetyl-CoA thioesterase PaaI yields MNAPADRAEDPAAEAWRWAWFMLSGDRPAGAFGFELVAAGPGAAELAMTVPPVALNAFGTCHGGVLFTLADAALSIACNSRGQQSVAQTCSIAFLRPVQAGDRLIARASERARTARTAIYDCAVVNGATGKVVAEFRGHSRTIAGHMPSVRPPETG; encoded by the coding sequence ATGAACGCGCCCGCCGATCGCGCGGAGGACCCGGCCGCCGAGGCGTGGCGCTGGGCGTGGTTCATGCTGTCGGGCGACCGGCCGGCCGGTGCCTTCGGCTTTGAGCTCGTCGCCGCCGGTCCGGGCGCGGCCGAGCTGGCGATGACGGTGCCCCCGGTGGCGCTCAACGCCTTCGGCACTTGCCATGGCGGCGTGCTGTTCACCCTGGCCGACGCGGCTCTTTCCATCGCCTGCAACAGCCGGGGCCAGCAATCGGTCGCCCAGACCTGCAGCATCGCCTTCCTGAGGCCCGTGCAGGCCGGCGATCGGCTGATCGCTCGCGCCAGCGAGCGCGCCCGCACCGCCCGGACCGCAATCTATGACTGTGCCGTAGTCAACGGCGCCACCGGCAAGGTGGTCGCCGAGTTCCGCGGCCACTCCCGCACCATCGCGGGCCATATGCCCTCGGTCCGGCCACCTGAGACGGGGTGA
- a CDS encoding cobalamin B12-binding domain-containing protein: MIDAGMRPLRVLVTKIGLDGHDRGSRIVAAYLRDAGMEVIYTPPWQTIPGVVKLAIEEDVDVIGISSLATDHLIVPKMMEALRSAGLNHVGVVVGGIVPEAEQPALAAAGVNRVFGPGAAREEIVECVTALGQKSRAERVDDYSEANP; encoded by the coding sequence ATGATCGATGCCGGCATGCGCCCCCTCCGTGTCCTCGTCACCAAGATCGGCCTCGATGGCCATGATCGCGGCAGCCGGATCGTCGCCGCCTATTTGCGCGACGCTGGCATGGAAGTGATCTACACGCCACCCTGGCAGACCATCCCGGGTGTCGTGAAGCTTGCCATTGAAGAGGACGTAGACGTGATTGGCATCAGCTCGCTGGCCACCGACCACCTGATCGTCCCGAAAATGATGGAGGCGCTACGCTCCGCAGGGCTCAATCATGTGGGTGTCGTGGTGGGGGGCATCGTGCCGGAGGCCGAACAGCCGGCGCTCGCCGCCGCCGGGGTCAACAGAGTGTTCGGCCCAGGCGCTGCACGCGAGGAGATCGTGGAGTGCGTGACGGCCCTCGGCCAGAAGTCGCGCGCCGAGCGTGTCGATGACTATTCGGAGGCAAACCCATGA
- the tnpA gene encoding IS66-like element accessory protein TnpA — MTISELTLKSSAEIDEPVRRFEVFTGAGRRRDWSAEDKARIVSESFEPGARVSAVARRHALSPQQLFTWRRELRKAADAVPAFVPAVVVPEPAVAPERTMQSSRPKRRTRQRRAAAIEIDVAGVKVTIENGASPATIAAVLGALKAGS, encoded by the coding sequence ATGACGATTTCAGAGCTTACGCTTAAATCGAGCGCCGAGATCGACGAGCCGGTTCGGCGGTTCGAGGTCTTCACGGGCGCGGGGCGCCGGCGGGACTGGTCAGCCGAGGACAAGGCGCGGATCGTGTCGGAGAGCTTCGAGCCTGGTGCGAGGGTGAGTGCCGTCGCCCGCCGTCACGCCTTGTCGCCACAGCAGTTGTTCACCTGGCGTCGCGAGCTCCGCAAGGCCGCGGATGCGGTGCCAGCCTTCGTGCCGGCGGTGGTCGTGCCGGAACCTGCTGTTGCACCGGAGCGGACGATGCAGTCGTCACGCCCGAAGCGGCGCACTCGGCAGCGCCGCGCGGCGGCCATAGAGATCGACGTCGCCGGCGTGAAGGTGACGATCGAGAACGGGGCCTCGCCGGCCACCATAGCGGCAGTGCTCGGCGCGTTGAAGGCCGGGTCGTGA